In one window of Drosophila mauritiana strain mau12 chromosome X, ASM438214v1, whole genome shotgun sequence DNA:
- the LOC117147757 gene encoding low-density lipoprotein receptor-related protein 4 isoform X2, giving the protein MYLTAFPFWPLVCFVWLCLGLGDLTKIAVKRNAPHYGIHPTNALGRWDWNKHKQLHSDARIGHLEAGNESREDQLSEELSKFGEKLFPVSNYPPYQQNNEDSQEVHHSGEGKLHTMESSVPSKTRISGGTNSNDTPKFRNIGAQRGRTEIAGVREADRISSRGRDGFIGGPSNKQKPFRVNLAVLVQDDPSQPGETYSNCQNSNESDENCNPEEDAVPNLQRDCEKTGIHVMCPRTFRCISKYWLCDGDDDCGDYSDETHCGARTNCTEDQFECLNGFCIPRTWVCDGENDCKDFSDETHCNRTTCTDEHFTCNDGYCISLAFRCDGEHDCNDNSDELKCAAVINSCPEGEFKCRGGLGGAGGPSGQCILNRFRCDGDNDCGDWSDEENCPQKPSLCTSNEYKCADGTCIPKRWKCDKEQDCDGGEDENDCGSLGSEHPLTCGSDEFTCNNGRCILKTWLCDGYPDCAAGEDEVECHLQCDLGQFLCPTKQNLTNLKICVHQKHICDGHNECPAGEDEADCPKERKCSEPSPCEQLCIETTAGLNECACRLGYVMDKNKVNCTDIDECQYLTSPVCSQKCHNTMGSFKCSCETGYILRPDLRSCKALGGAMTLLVANRWDIRRVTLSNNRYTAIVKGLHNAIALDFHHRKGLMFWSDVSTDVIKMVYMNGTRVRDVIKWGLESPGGIAVDWIHDLLFWTDSGTRRVEVSNFQGNLRTVIASYDLDKPRAIVVHPGEALAFWSDWGPNPKIERAYMDGTQRKVIISKGVTWPNGLAIDFPNSKIYWADAKQHAIECSNLDGSDRNKILSTHLPHPFALTLFEDTMYWTDWNTKTVSAADKITGKEFRAVHENFHFPMDIHAYHPARQPEYADRCQKDRRGLRGGCSHLCLPNKTSRRCGCPIGLSLKEDGKTCKSTADKLVLVARRKDIRLRHLRDNQADPNDVDMIVPLDNLKHAVALDWCSDTDFIYWTDVERSTINKAHLNGSYQQRVVHSNLVSPVGLALDWITDKLYWTDPSTNRIEVATTNGKMRTLLIWEKLYKPRDIVVNPIEGFMFWSDWGDDPMIERANMDGHERVTITSKKLIYPNGLAIDYEKSKIYFVDGGTKTLENMNFDGSGRQVILNGLGHPFGLDVNEGRVFWTDWDTKSVMSANKLTGKDTNVIIANSTDLMDIRVFHRTRRRIFNACDKLNGGCSHLCLLNPTSYTCACTVGVQLKEDRHTCSEGPTQYILFAHRIDIRQISLDFDHLIDVVLPLPPISNAVALDVDRKTGYIYWSDTIENVIMSSSPDGLHVQKIVGDSLENPDGLVVDSIGRTIYWADAGRHTIEVASLDGSNRHVIAYKDLESPRGLALDYEAGLLFWTDWGHYRKIERSHLDGNERSRIVTANLGWPNGLSLDLKSKRIYWVDARLKTIDSCDYTGNQRKLIMSSLHHPYALALSDDNIYWTDWKSKALHMTERRNISAKRDIITNIDGLMDIKIIYQNQNQSTMKNACGNNNGNCSHLCLRNPSGYSCQCPIGLRLRQNSTTQCQNLPEDYLLIALRSGIGMISLNSGDFMDVVLPINGVHGAVVLDYHYRKNLLFFADVNLDVIRRVNLLNLTESKVIVGTDVLTPNGIAVDWIADNLYWSDTDRKLIEVSRLDGSCRKRIVEDNLGDPRSLIVHPKKAYLFWSDWSSPAKIERSYLDGSNRTVIITSGIGFPTGLTIDFTNRRLLWADALEDNIGQVDFNGKRRQTIVPYAPHPFGLTLFENSIFWTDWYNKSVYRSQKLARSGYGNPFEVRDALSGALDIRAVSLSRQPKSVNHCAQDNGGCTHLCLNRNVDYVCACPDVIDPKDVACSIKPKVLVHANLENDQLLEYSDESTDDSTPPELLGESNDHDDDGHTKKSDQEREFFVLVALGVVIVMVVIIILVIFMLAFNTSKKKNKRNSRGSSRSVLTFSNPNYNVDGTPMEPKTNIWKRFKYDKTHERAGVYEERSLTTETASSSLFVPTPSPMASPSTKTIQLTTLSTIT; this is encoded by the exons ATGTATTTGACAGCCTTTCCCTTTTGGCCATTGGTATGCTTCGTGTGGCTCT GTCTCGGTCTAGGCGACTTGACGAAAATTGCTGTGAAACGTAACGCGCCCCACTATGGAATTCACCCGACAAACGCACTGGGTCGTTGGGATTGGAATAAGCACAAGCAGCTGCACTCGGATGCCAGAATCGGGCATCTAGAGGCGGGCAACGAGTCGCGGGAGGACCAGCTGTCGGAGGAGCTGAGCAAGTTCGGCGAGAAGCTCTTTCCCGTCTCTAACTATCCGCCGTATCAGCAGAATAACGAGGATAGCCAGGAGGTGCATCATAGTGGAGAGGGTAAATTGCATACGATGGAATCGTCTGTGCCATCCAAGACTAGAATATCCGGTGGCACCAATTCGAACGATACTCCCAAGTTCCGCAACATTGGCGCCCAGAGGGGTCGAACCGAAATAGCCGGCGTTCGCGAGGCTGATCGAATCAGTTCACGTGGTCGAGATGGTTTTATAGGTGGGCCGAGCAACAAACAGAAGCCATTTAGAGTCAATCTGGCCGTTCTGGTGCAGGACGATCCCAGTCAACCGGGCGAGACGTACTCCAATTGCCAGAACTCCAATGAATCCGACGAGAACTGCAATCCCGAGGAGGATGCTGTGCCGAATTTGCAAAGGGATTGCGAGAAGACCGGGATACATGTGATGTGCCCGCGAACCTTTCGATGCATTAGCAAGTATTGGCTCTGCGATGGAGATGATGACTGCGGTGACTACTCGGATGAGACGCACTGCGGAGCCAGGACGAATTGTACAGAGGATCAGTTCGAGTGTCTGAACGGATTCTGTATTCCACGAACCTGGGTATGCGATGGCGAGAACGATTGCAAGGACTTCTCCGACGAGACCCACTGCAATCGCACCACCTGCACGGATGAGCACTTCACCTGCAACGATGGCTACTGCATCTCCCTGGCCTTTCGTTGCGATGGAGAGCACGATTGCAATGACAACTCGGATGAGCTCAAGTGCGCGGCGGTCATAAACAGCTGTCCGGAGGGCGAGTTCAAGTGCCGCGGCGGATTGGGCGGAGCAGGAGGTCCCAGTGGCCAGTGCATCCTCAATCGCTTCCGCTGCGATGGCGACAACGACTGCGGCGACTGGAGTGACGAGGAGAACTGCCCCCAGAAGCCATCACTATGTACCTCGAACGAATACAAGTGTGCCGACGGCACCTGTATTCCCAAACGCTGGAAGTGCGACAAGGAGCAGGATTGCGACGGCGGAGAGGACGAGAACGACTGCGGTAGTCTCGGCTCGGAGCATCCACTGACCTGCGGATCCGATGAGTTTACCTGCAACAATGGCCGCTGCATTTTG AAAACTTGGCTCTGCGATGGCTATCCAGACTGCGCTGCTGGAGAGGATGAGGTTGAGTGCCACCTACAATGCGACCTGGGACAGTTTTTATGCCCAACCAAACAAAACCTAACCAATCTTAA GATATGTGTCCATCAGAAGCACATTTGCGATGGCCACAACGAATGCCCCGCCGGCGAGGACGAGGCCGACTGTCCCAAGGAACGAAAGTGCTCGGAGCCGAGTCCTTGCGAGCAACTCTGCATTGAAACCACTGCAGGATTGAACGAGTGTGCCTGCCGACTTGGTTATGTCATGGACAAAAACAAAGTCAA CTGCACGGATATAGATGAATGCCAGTACCTGACCAGTCCGGTTTGCTCACAAAAATGCCACAACACAATGGGTTCCTTTAAGTGCTCCTGCGAAACGGGCTACATACTTCGTCCAGATCTCAGATCCTGCAAAGCACTGGGTGGTGCGATGACCCTGCTGGTGGCCAATCGATGGGACATACGACGGGTGACCTTGAGTAATAACCGATACACGGCGATTGTCAAGGGACTACACAATGCGATCGCACTGGACTTCCACCATCGCAAGGGCCTGATGTTTTGGTCCGACGTGTCCACCGATGTCATCAAGATGGTGTATATGAATGGGACGCGAGTTAGAGACGTCATCAAATGGGGTCTGGAGTCGCCGGGTGGCATAGCAGTCGACTGGATACACGACCTGCTATTTTGGACGGATTCGGGCACGAGGCGTGTGGAGGTTTCCAACTTCCAGGGAAACCTGCGCACCGTCATCGCATCCTACGATCTGGACAAGCCGCGTGCCATTGTGGTGCATCCGGGCGAGGCGTTGGCCTTCTGGAGTGACTGGGGACCGAATCCGAAGATAGAGCGCGCTTACATGGATGGAACCCAGCGAAAAGTAATCATATCAAAGGGTGTGACCTGGCCAAATGGCTTGGCAATTGACTTTCCCAACAGCAAGATCTACTGGGCCGATGCCAAGCAGCATGCCATCGAATGCTCCAATTTGGATGGCAGTGATCGAAACAAGATCCTGAGCACCCATTTGCCACACCCATTTGCCCTCACTCTCTTCGAGGACACCATGTACTGGACGGACTGGAATACGAAGACTGTGTCGGCGGCGGACAAGATAACGGGGAAGGAGTTCAGAGCGGTCCATGagaatttccatttcccgATGGACATCCATGCCTATCATCCGGCTCGTCAGCCGGAGTATGCTGATCGTTGCCAAAAGGATCGACGGGGTCTGCGTGGCGGGTGTTCCCATCTCTGTTTGCCCAACAAGACATCACGACGATGCGGATGTCCCATTGGACTTTCTCTGAAGGAGGACGGCAAGACCTGTAAGAGTACGGCCGATAAACTGGTGCTGGTGGCGCGACGAAAGGACATTCGCTTGCGGCATCTGAGGGACAATCAAGCGGATCCCAACGATGTGGACATGATTGTTCCCTTGGATAACCTGAAGCATGCCGTTGCCCTGGATTGGTGCAGCGACACGGACTTCATCTATTGGACGGACGTGGAGCGCAGCACCATCAACAAGGCGCATCTCAATGGAAGCTACCAACAGCGAGTGGTGCACTCGAATCTAGTTTCCCCAGTGGGTCTGGCCCTGGACTGGATAACCGATAAGCTCTATTGGACAGATCCCTCGACGAATCGCATTGAGGTCGCCACCACGAATGGAAAGATGCGAACCTTGCTCATATGGGAGAAGCTGTACAAGCCACGGGACATCGTTGTTAACCCGATTG AGGGCTTCATGTTTTGGTCGGATTGGGGTGATGATCCCATGATTGAACGTGCCAATATGGATGGACATGAACGTGTCACCATCACATCGAAGAAATTAATATATCCCAATGGCCTGGCGATTGATTATGAGAAGAGCAAGATCTACTTCGTCGATGGTGGCACAAAGACGTTGGAGAACATGAACTTCGATGGCAGCGGTCGCCAAGTGATTCTAA ATGGACTTGGCCATCCCTTCGGCTTGGATGTCAACGAGGGCCGAGTGTTTTGGACAGATTGGGATACCAAGTCGGTGATGAGCGCCAATAAGCTGACTGGCAAGGACACCAATGTCATCATCGCCAACAGTACAGACCTGATGGACATCCGGGTGTTCCATCGCACCCGCAGGCGCATCTTCAACGCATGCGATAAGCTGAATGGAGGATGCTCCCACCTGTGTCTCCTGAATCCCACCAGTTACACCTGCGCCTGCACCGTGGGGGTTCAACTGAAGGAGGATAGGCACACATGCTCCGAAGGACCAACTCAGTACATATTGTTCGCTCATAGGATCGATATAAGGCAGATATCATTGGATTTCGATCACCTGATCGATGTGGTGCTTCCACTACCGCCGATCTCGAATGCGGTGGCTCTGGATGTCGACCGGAAGACGGGCTACATCTATTGGTCGGACACCATTGAGAACGTGATCATGAGCTCGAGTCCAGATGGTCTGCACGTTCAGAAGATCGTTGGCGATAGCCTGGAGAATCCCGATGGTCTGGTTGTCGATTCGATTGGTCGTACCATATATTGGGCCGATGCCGGTCGCCACACCATCGAAGTGGCAAGTCTGGATGGTAGCAATCGGCATGTGATTGCCTACAAGGATCTGGAGTCGCCACGTGGCCTGGCCTTGGATTACGAGGCTGGCCTCTTGTTTTGGACCGACTGGGGACACTATCGCAAGATTGAGCGCTCCCATTTGGATGGCAACGAGAGGTCTCGCATTGTGACCGCCAATCTGGGATGGCCCAATGGCCTGTCACTCGATTTGAAGAGCAAGCGGATCTACTGGGTCGATGCCCGCCTGAAGACCATCGACTCTTGCGATTATACTGGAAATCAACGCAAGTTGATCATGTCATCTCTGCATCATCCGTACGCTCTAGCTCTATCGGATGATAATATCTACTGGACCGACTGGAAGTCGAAGGCGTTGCACATGACGGAAAGACGTAACATCAGTGCCAAGCGGGATATAATCACCAACATCGATGGCCTGATGGACATCAAGATCATctatcagaatcagaatcaatCAACGATGAAAAATGCctgtggcaacaacaacggcaactGTTCGCATCTCTGTCTGCGTAATCCATCCGGATATTCGTGTCAATGCCCCATTGGATTGCGATTGCGCCAGAATAGCACAACCCAATGTCAAAATCTACCAGAG GACTATCTTCTTATTGCCTTGCGTTCGGGCATTGGCATGATCTCGTTGAACTCTGGAGATTTCATGGACGTCGTTTTGCCCATAAACGGAGTGCATGGAGCAGTCGTGCTCGATTATCATTACCGCAAGAACCTACTCTTCTTTGCCGATGTTAATTTGGATGTTATACGTAGAGTTAACCTGTTGAACTTAACCGAAAGCAAGGTGATTGTCGGTACGGATGTGCTCACGCCCAACGGAATAGCCGTCGACTGGATTGCGGATAATCTGTATTGGTCCGACACGGATCGCAAACTAATCGAGGTATCTCGGCTTGATGGAAGCTGTCGCAAGCGGATCGTCGAGGATAACCTGGGTGACCCACGGTCGCTTATTGTGCATCCAAAGAAAGC CTACCTGTTCTGGTCGGATTGGAGCTCGCCGGCGAAAATCGAACGTAGCTACTTGGATGGCTCAAATCGCACGGTGATCATAACATCCGGAATCGGCTTCCCAACAGGCCTAACCATAGATTTCAC CAATCGCCGATTGCTGTGGGCCGACGCCTTGGAGGACAACATCGGTCAAGTTGATTTCAATGGGAAACGTCGTCAGACCATTGTTCCTTATGCACCGCATCCTTTTGGTCTGACTTTG TTTGAAAATAGCATATTCTGGACGGATTGGTACAACAAGTCGGTGTATCGATCCCAGAAACTGGCGCGTAGTGGATATGGCAATCCGTTTGAGGTGCGCGATGCCCTAAGTGGCGCACTCGATATTCGCGCTGTCTCGCTGAGCCGTCAACCCAAGAGTGTGAATCACTGTGCCCAGGATAATGGAGGCTGTACGCATCTCTGTCTCAATCGCAATGTGGACTACGTGTGTGCCTGTCCGGATGTGATAGATCCCAAAGATGTGGCATGCTCCATTAAGCCAAAAGTTTTGGTGCACGCCAACTTGGAGAACGATCAGTTGCTGGAATATTCCGACGAGTCCACCGATGATTCCACACCGCCTGAGCTGCTGGGCGAGTCCAATGaccatgatgatgatggtcaCACGAAGAAGAGCGATCAGGAGCGAGAGTTCTTTGTCCTGGTGGCGCTGGGCGTGGTCATTGTTATGGTGGTCATCATTATACTTGTTATTTTCA TGCTCGCTTTCAACACGAGcaagaagaaaaacaaacgCAATTCCCGCGGCTCCAGCAGATCGGTACTAACCTTCTCCAATCCAAACTACAACGTTGATGGCACGCCGATGGAACCGAAGACGAATATATGGAAGCGTTTTAAATACGATAAGACCCAT GAACGAGCCGGCGTCTACGAAGAGCGCAGTCTGACCACGGAGACGGCATCCTCGAGCCTCTTCGTCCCGACTCCATCCCCGATGGCGTCGCCCTCAACCAAAACAATCCAACTGACAACGCTCTCGACTATCACATAG